The following coding sequences are from one Bacteroidota bacterium window:
- the carB gene encoding carbamoyl-phosphate synthase large subunit — protein MPKRTDINKILLIGSGPIVIGQACEFDYSGSQASKALRAEGYEVVLVNSNPATIMTDPVMADTVYLQELTPKSIKEIVEKERPDAVLPTMGGQTALNLAEVLHEEAYWKTMGVDVIGVDIDAIRITEDRQRFRDLMESIGLDQARSRVAKSLLEANEIAQELGGGLGFQPIVIRPSFTMGGAGGGIVWSADEFDRKVTRGLELSPIHEVLIEECLFGWKEYELELLRDAAENVIIICSIENLDPMGVHTGDSVTIAPQQTLTDKQFQQMRDAAIRAMRSIGTFAGGCNIQFAFDPATGRMVVIEINPRVSRSSALASKATGYPIAKVAARLAVGYTLDELPNEVTGTTSACFEPALDYVVTKVPRFNFEKFEGVDEELTTQMKAVGEAMAIGRTFTESLQKAWQSLELGYAGLGADRDPDHRTRVRERLKKSYWDRTLQIRNAFTHGASVEEIADITRVDPWFLHQIKALVETEREISTLALHELEANLLLRVKQHGFSDRQIAFLLKDEVTEDDVRAHRKELGLTPTYRVVDTCAGEFAAETPYFYSTYDQGETESEATDRRKVLILGSGPNRIGQGIEFDYSCVHGVLAARELGYEAIMINCNPETVSTDFDVADKLYFEPVFWERVLDVIEHERPEGVILQLGGQTALKLAGGFQEHGIHIFGTPYPKMDLAEDRGKFSEILEELGVPFPEYGMAQTVDEAVDVAEGIGYPILIRPSYVLGGQGMRIAINKEEVSGYVADILQMLPENDILLDLFLENAIEVDCDVIFDGDELEVCGILQHIEPAGVHSGDSTAVLPPYSLSDEVQATIRDYAERIARRLEIQGLMNVQFAIRDETVYVIEANPRASRTVPFIAKATGIAYAAIGTKVMLGEKLATFRERGELESTLEGYAVKEPVFSWTKFPEVAKELGPEMKSTGEAIAFVADLTDEHFSRPYEMRNLYLSR, from the coding sequence GTGCCCAAACGCACCGACATCAACAAAATCCTCCTCATCGGCTCCGGCCCGATTGTGATCGGGCAGGCGTGCGAGTTCGACTACTCCGGCAGCCAGGCCTCGAAGGCGCTCCGCGCCGAGGGCTACGAGGTCGTCCTCGTCAATTCCAACCCGGCGACCATCATGACCGACCCGGTCATGGCCGACACGGTCTACCTCCAGGAGCTGACGCCGAAGTCAATCAAAGAGATCGTCGAAAAAGAACGGCCCGACGCCGTGCTTCCGACGATGGGGGGGCAGACAGCGCTCAACCTCGCCGAGGTGCTCCACGAGGAGGCGTACTGGAAGACAATGGGCGTCGACGTGATCGGGGTCGACATCGACGCGATCCGCATCACCGAGGACCGCCAGCGCTTCCGCGACCTCATGGAGTCGATCGGCCTCGACCAGGCGCGGAGCCGTGTGGCGAAGTCGCTCCTCGAAGCCAACGAGATCGCCCAGGAGCTAGGCGGCGGGCTCGGCTTCCAGCCCATCGTCATCCGGCCGAGCTTCACGATGGGCGGGGCCGGCGGCGGCATCGTGTGGTCGGCCGACGAGTTCGACCGCAAGGTCACGCGCGGGCTCGAGCTCTCGCCCATCCACGAGGTGTTGATCGAGGAGTGCCTCTTCGGGTGGAAAGAGTACGAGCTCGAACTTCTCCGCGACGCGGCCGAGAACGTCATCATCATCTGCTCGATCGAGAACCTGGACCCGATGGGGGTCCACACGGGCGACTCGGTGACCATCGCCCCGCAGCAGACCCTCACCGACAAGCAGTTCCAGCAGATGCGCGACGCCGCGATCCGGGCAATGCGCTCGATCGGCACCTTCGCCGGCGGGTGCAACATCCAGTTCGCCTTCGACCCCGCGACCGGGCGCATGGTCGTCATCGAGATCAACCCGCGCGTGTCCCGGAGTTCGGCGCTCGCGTCGAAGGCGACGGGCTACCCGATTGCCAAAGTCGCCGCCCGCCTCGCCGTCGGCTACACGCTCGACGAACTGCCGAACGAAGTTACCGGCACGACGAGCGCGTGCTTCGAGCCGGCCCTCGACTACGTCGTCACCAAAGTCCCGCGCTTCAACTTCGAGAAGTTCGAGGGCGTCGACGAGGAACTGACGACCCAGATGAAGGCCGTCGGCGAGGCGATGGCAATCGGGCGGACGTTCACCGAAAGCCTCCAGAAAGCCTGGCAGAGTCTCGAACTCGGCTACGCCGGCCTCGGGGCCGACCGCGACCCGGACCACCGGACGAGGGTCCGCGAGCGGCTCAAGAAGTCGTATTGGGACCGGACGCTCCAGATCCGCAACGCCTTCACCCACGGCGCGAGCGTCGAGGAGATCGCCGACATCACCCGCGTCGACCCCTGGTTCCTCCACCAGATCAAGGCCCTCGTCGAGACCGAGCGCGAGATCAGCACCCTCGCCCTCCACGAACTCGAGGCCAACCTGTTGCTGCGCGTCAAGCAGCACGGTTTCTCCGACCGCCAGATTGCCTTCCTCCTCAAAGACGAGGTCACCGAAGACGACGTGCGGGCGCATCGCAAGGAGCTTGGCCTCACGCCGACCTACCGGGTCGTCGATACCTGCGCGGGCGAGTTCGCCGCCGAGACGCCGTACTTCTACTCGACCTATGACCAGGGCGAGACCGAGAGCGAGGCGACGGACCGCCGGAAAGTCCTCATCCTCGGCTCCGGCCCGAACCGGATCGGGCAGGGCATCGAGTTCGACTACTCGTGCGTCCACGGCGTCCTCGCCGCGCGCGAGCTCGGCTACGAGGCCATCATGATCAACTGCAACCCCGAGACCGTCTCGACCGACTTCGACGTGGCCGACAAGCTCTACTTCGAGCCCGTTTTTTGGGAGCGCGTCCTCGACGTGATCGAGCACGAGCGGCCCGAGGGTGTCATCCTCCAGCTCGGCGGGCAGACCGCGCTCAAGCTCGCGGGCGGGTTCCAGGAGCACGGCATCCACATCTTCGGGACGCCGTACCCCAAGATGGACCTCGCCGAGGACCGGGGTAAGTTCTCCGAAATCCTCGAAGAGCTGGGCGTCCCATTCCCCGAATATGGCATGGCACAGACCGTCGACGAGGCGGTCGACGTGGCCGAGGGGATCGGCTACCCGATCCTGATCCGCCCGAGCTACGTCCTCGGCGGCCAGGGGATGCGGATCGCGATCAACAAAGAAGAGGTCTCGGGCTACGTCGCCGACATCCTCCAGATGCTCCCCGAGAACGACATCCTCCTCGACCTCTTCCTGGAGAACGCCATCGAGGTTGATTGCGACGTGATCTTCGACGGCGACGAGCTCGAAGTCTGCGGCATCTTGCAGCACATCGAGCCCGCCGGGGTCCACTCAGGTGACTCGACGGCCGTGCTCCCGCCGTACTCGCTCTCCGACGAGGTCCAGGCCACGATCCGCGACTACGCCGAGCGCATCGCCCGGCGTCTGGAGATCCAGGGCCTGATGAACGTCCAGTTCGCCATCAGAGACGAGACGGTCTACGTGATCGAGGCCAACCCGCGTGCCAGTCGGACGGTCCCGTTCATCGCCAAGGCGACCGGCATCGCCTACGCCGCGATTGGGACGAAAGTCATGCTCGGCGAGAAGCTGGCGACGTTCCGCGAGCGAGGCGAGCTCGAGAGCACGCTCGAAGGCTACGCCGTCAAGGAGCCGGTCTTCTCGTGGACCAAATTCCCCGAGGTGGCGAAGGAGCTAGGTCCCGAGATGAAGTCGACCGGCGAAGCCATCGCCTTCGTCGCCGACCTGACCGACGAGCACTTCAGCCGCCCCTACGAGATGCGCAACCTCTACCTCAGCCGGTAG
- a CDS encoding AraC family transcriptional regulator, producing MAMNSSTTDPSLATQRAELASLIARFASAEGSHATTIEPLKLIRYARPTRPLHLQQGVALWILAQGRKELVLAEETFAHGPAECLVVSFELPVIVRVLEASPDAPCLGLALALNPAEVAAATAKHGLEEATLSGSELDRGVSIRPVTHTLLDATVRLVRLLQSPRDAGALVPLVLEEVQYRLLTGPHGALARQIARANPRLQAVAQAIAWLKANYAERYDLKALTREVGLSASALHRHFKAVTAMTPLQYQKELRLREARAQMLGEGLTAATAGYRVGYASPSQFSREYRRLFGAPPTRDIARLRANREKAVTGN from the coding sequence ATGGCTATGAACAGTAGCACGACGGACCCTAGCCTGGCAACGCAACGGGCAGAGTTGGCCAGCCTCATTGCACGATTTGCCTCTGCTGAGGGTAGCCACGCTACGACCATCGAGCCGCTGAAGCTGATCCGGTACGCGCGGCCCACTCGTCCGCTACACCTGCAACAGGGCGTGGCGCTCTGGATCCTGGCGCAGGGCCGGAAAGAACTCGTCCTGGCCGAGGAGACGTTCGCGCACGGCCCCGCCGAGTGCCTCGTGGTGTCGTTCGAACTCCCGGTCATCGTGCGGGTGCTCGAAGCAAGCCCTGATGCGCCGTGCTTAGGCTTAGCGCTCGCGCTGAACCCGGCCGAGGTAGCGGCGGCGACGGCAAAGCACGGCCTGGAAGAGGCTACGCTCAGCGGCTCCGAGTTGGATCGCGGCGTGTCTATCCGTCCGGTCACCCACACGCTGCTCGATGCGACCGTGCGCCTGGTGCGGCTCCTTCAATCTCCTCGCGACGCCGGTGCGCTTGTGCCGTTGGTGCTCGAAGAAGTCCAGTACCGGCTCTTGACAGGGCCGCACGGCGCACTCGCACGGCAGATCGCCAGGGCCAACCCACGGCTCCAGGCCGTCGCGCAGGCAATCGCGTGGCTCAAGGCGAACTACGCCGAGCGGTACGATCTGAAGGCGCTCACGCGCGAGGTGGGCCTGAGCGCCTCGGCGCTGCATCGCCACTTCAAGGCCGTGACGGCGATGACGCCGCTCCAGTACCAGAAAGAACTGCGATTGCGCGAGGCGCGCGCGCAGATGCTGGGCGAGGGCCTGACCGCTGCGACGGCTGGGTACCGCGTGGGCTACGCCAGCCCGTCCCAATTCAGCCGCGAATACAGGCGCCTCTTCGGTGCCCCTCCCACCCGCGATATCGCTCGGCTAAGGGCGAATCGCGAGAAGGCAGTGACCGGTAACTGA
- a CDS encoding SDR family oxidoreductase has product MPTQETTSAIPTARVFVTGATGFIGSAITRRLLDDGYEVTGLARSDAAAETLRQRGIGVHRGDLTDPASLAAGARAADGVIHTAFIHDFSRYEENNRIDRRAVEAIADALEGSGKPFVATSATTVLAPGRLGTEEDAPDPNNPGSVRAASEAALPAARRGVRASVVRLPPSVHGPGDTAFVPALIEAARQTGVSAFVGEGENRWPAVHRLDAARLFRLAFEKAEPGTVLHGVAEEGIPMRRIAEVIGEGLGVPVRAIPASEAPSHFGWLAGFVQIDNPISSALTREWAGWQPQEADLLTDVRENGYFSQETE; this is encoded by the coding sequence ATGCCTACGCAAGAGACTACCTCCGCAATCCCCACAGCGCGTGTTTTCGTGACCGGTGCCACCGGCTTCATCGGCTCCGCCATCACACGCCGCCTCCTGGACGACGGCTACGAGGTGACTGGCCTCGCCCGCAGTGATGCAGCCGCCGAGACCCTCCGCCAGCGAGGCATCGGCGTACACCGCGGCGACCTGACAGACCCCGCCAGCCTCGCCGCCGGCGCTCGGGCTGCCGACGGCGTCATCCACACGGCGTTCATCCACGATTTCTCCCGGTACGAGGAGAACAACCGGATCGACCGGCGCGCCGTTGAGGCGATAGCCGACGCGCTCGAAGGATCGGGCAAGCCGTTCGTGGCGACCTCGGCCACGACGGTGCTTGCCCCTGGCCGGCTCGGCACGGAAGAAGATGCGCCGGACCCGAACAACCCAGGGTCTGTGCGTGCGGCTTCGGAGGCGGCGTTGCCGGCGGCCCGGCGCGGCGTCCGCGCGAGCGTGGTGCGCCTCCCCCCCTCCGTGCACGGCCCCGGCGACACCGCCTTCGTGCCGGCGCTCATCGAGGCCGCGCGCCAGACCGGCGTCTCCGCCTTCGTCGGGGAAGGCGAGAACCGCTGGCCGGCGGTGCATCGCCTCGACGCCGCGCGGCTCTTCCGCCTGGCCTTCGAGAAGGCTGAGCCGGGGACCGTGCTGCACGGCGTGGCCGAGGAAGGCATCCCGATGCGCCGGATCGCTGAGGTCATCGGCGAGGGGCTAGGCGTCCCGGTGCGCGCGATTCCGGCCAGCGAGGCCCCCAGCCATTTCGGTTGGCTGGCAGGCTTCGTGCAGATCGACAACCCCATCTCCAGCGCCCTCACGCGCGAGTGGGCCGGTTGGCAGCCACAGGAGGCCGACCTACTGACCGACGTACGCGAGAACGGGTATTTCTCCCAAGAAACTGAGTGA
- a CDS encoding nuclear transport factor 2 family protein, with protein MSRKLDHAKALYLEGIRDGRAREAVTRYTGDRYTQHSTGVRDGVEGFVAFFEPFIQRNPIRDIEIVRGIEDGRYVFVHAYQSLNNGAAEWVTTDFFDTDSDDLIVEHWDVIAPYVAETPSGHTSVDGPTEIEDLDQTEANKALVRSMTEDLLTPGERSPRAADYIAQDIVQHDADLADGLDAFRAMLRSPDRLQYHEIFLLVGQGNFVATLCRASRGDQEVAQVDLYRIDGGMVAERWTNAEDVPAAADSVNGGKF; from the coding sequence ATGTCTAGGAAGCTCGATCATGCAAAGGCTCTCTACCTCGAGGGCATCCGGGATGGACGCGCACGAGAAGCCGTCACTCGCTACACAGGCGACCGCTATACCCAGCACTCGACCGGTGTACGCGACGGTGTCGAGGGCTTCGTCGCCTTCTTCGAGCCATTCATTCAGCGAAACCCGATCCGAGACATCGAGATCGTTCGCGGCATCGAGGACGGTCGCTACGTCTTCGTCCACGCCTATCAGAGCCTGAACAACGGTGCGGCCGAATGGGTCACGACGGATTTTTTCGATACTGACTCCGACGACCTAATCGTCGAGCATTGGGACGTGATCGCACCGTACGTCGCGGAGACGCCGTCGGGCCACACGTCGGTCGACGGGCCAACGGAGATCGAGGACTTGGATCAAACCGAAGCCAACAAAGCCCTCGTCCGGTCCATGACCGAGGACTTGTTGACACCGGGTGAGCGTTCCCCGAGGGCAGCAGACTACATCGCGCAGGACATCGTGCAGCACGATGCAGACCTAGCAGACGGTCTCGACGCTTTCCGGGCGATGCTCCGCTCTCCCGACCGCTTGCAGTACCACGAGATCTTTCTGCTTGTCGGCCAGGGCAATTTCGTGGCGACGCTCTGCCGCGCGTCGCGGGGAGACCAGGAGGTCGCGCAGGTGGATCTGTACCGGATCGATGGCGGGATGGTCGCCGAGCGGTGGACCAACGCCGAGGACGTCCCGGCCGCAGCAGACTCCGTCAACGGCGGCAAGTTCTAG
- a CDS encoding MarR family transcriptional regulator has product MTTRSLPVRTWLRLVRVAQKVGRAAEGPLADLDLTAGQFALLAAVGAAEGALQDDLAGRLATTKGNVSQLLAKLEAKEYVHRVPNGRTKAVHLTQGGRALLDREVPAHDTFIEDRLSALSADDLDRLHGLLVKLDRSLD; this is encoded by the coding sequence ATGACCACTCGCTCGCTCCCCGTCCGTACGTGGCTCCGGCTCGTTCGCGTAGCCCAAAAGGTAGGCCGCGCGGCCGAAGGCCCACTCGCAGACCTCGACCTCACGGCGGGACAGTTCGCTCTGCTCGCGGCGGTCGGCGCAGCCGAAGGGGCGCTCCAAGATGACCTGGCCGGCCGGCTCGCCACCACGAAAGGGAACGTGAGCCAACTCCTCGCCAAGCTGGAAGCGAAGGAATACGTCCACCGGGTCCCCAACGGGCGGACGAAGGCGGTCCATCTCACGCAGGGTGGGCGTGCGCTGCTCGACCGCGAGGTCCCCGCCCACGACACCTTCATCGAAGACCGTCTCTCAGCCCTGTCCGCTGACGACCTCGACCGCCTCCACGGTCTCCTCGTCAAGCTCGACCGAAGCCTGGACTGA
- the carA gene encoding glutamine-hydrolyzing carbamoyl-phosphate synthase small subunit: MTPDSTSDRAPAKLALEDGTVVTGLAVGHLGETAGELCFNTSMSGYQEIMTDPSYVGQIMMMTYPHIGNYGAAEADLEADRPMVAGLVTRAFVDQYSNTLADESFEAWMRRHELVGITGVDTRRLVRRIRQGGVLNAVISSVDLDDDSLVAKAKAHPSMAGLELASRVTTSEAYDFAEGEGPRVAVYDYGVKRNILRSFARRGCTVRVFPASTPLATVLDWNPDGLFLSNGPGDPRAMPDAVETAKAASESGLPTFGICLGHQLMGLAHGIEVYKMKVGHRGANQPVKNLDRGDVEISTQNHGFAVEEDSVTDAVARVTHRNLNDGTVEGLRFVAFPGLSVQYHPEASPGPHDSAYLFDQFLDLIAETHPETA, translated from the coding sequence ATGACGCCTGACTCTACCTCTGACCGCGCCCCGGCGAAGCTCGCCCTCGAAGACGGGACCGTCGTCACCGGCCTGGCCGTCGGCCACCTCGGCGAGACGGCCGGCGAGCTGTGCTTCAACACGAGCATGTCCGGCTACCAAGAGATCATGACCGACCCGAGCTACGTCGGGCAAATCATGATGATGACCTACCCGCACATCGGCAACTACGGCGCGGCCGAGGCCGACCTCGAAGCCGACCGCCCGATGGTCGCCGGCCTCGTCACGCGCGCCTTCGTCGATCAGTATTCCAATACGCTTGCCGACGAGAGCTTCGAGGCCTGGATGCGGCGGCACGAACTCGTCGGCATCACCGGGGTCGACACGCGGCGGCTCGTCCGGCGCATCCGACAGGGCGGCGTCCTGAACGCCGTCATCTCGTCGGTGGACCTCGACGACGACAGCCTCGTGGCGAAAGCGAAGGCGCACCCGAGCATGGCCGGGCTCGAACTCGCCAGCCGCGTCACCACCAGCGAGGCCTACGACTTCGCCGAAGGGGAGGGCCCTCGGGTCGCGGTCTACGACTACGGCGTCAAGCGCAACATCCTCCGCTCGTTTGCCCGGCGCGGCTGCACCGTCCGCGTCTTCCCCGCATCGACCCCGCTCGCAACGGTCCTCGACTGGAACCCCGACGGCCTCTTCCTATCCAACGGCCCCGGCGACCCGCGCGCGATGCCGGACGCCGTCGAGACCGCGAAGGCCGCCTCCGAGAGCGGGCTGCCGACCTTCGGCATCTGCCTCGGCCACCAGCTCATGGGCCTCGCGCACGGGATCGAGGTCTACAAGATGAAGGTTGGCCACCGCGGCGCGAACCAGCCCGTCAAGAACCTCGACCGAGGCGACGTCGAGATCTCGACCCAGAACCACGGCTTCGCCGTTGAGGAAGACTCGGTCACCGATGCCGTTGCCCGCGTGACCCACCGCAACCTCAACGACGGGACCGTCGAGGGCCTGCGCTTCGTCGCCTTCCCCGGGCTCTCAGTGCAGTACCACCCCGAGGCGTCGCCCGGCCCGCACGACAGTGCCTACCTCTTCGACCAGTTCCTCGACCTCATCGCCGAGACCCACCCCGAAACCGCCTGA
- a CDS encoding DUF2442 domain-containing protein codes for MPEVQTEPEVVVGPEPLAPRVVAVSAVGGATIRVAFEDAEVRTFDVAPLLTRGVFRQLAVPDAFAAISIVEGGGGVEWAAGPDLSANRLYFDGEPAEAA; via the coding sequence ATGCCTGAAGTCCAAACTGAGCCAGAAGTCGTCGTAGGCCCTGAGCCGCTGGCCCCGCGTGTTGTCGCCGTGTCGGCGGTTGGAGGCGCGACGATTCGTGTTGCGTTCGAAGACGCTGAGGTGCGGACCTTCGATGTAGCACCGCTCCTGACGCGAGGGGTGTTCCGGCAGCTTGCCGTTCCCGATGCCTTTGCAGCAATCAGCATCGTGGAAGGCGGCGGCGGCGTCGAGTGGGCTGCCGGTCCTGACCTCTCCGCGAATCGGCTTTACTTCGATGGAGAGCCTGCTGAGGCGGCGTAG
- a CDS encoding SDR family NAD(P)-dependent oxidoreductase, translating into MKLILFVLTGAVFAAFINALLFAIASALGGFGPGVVAISAGQPLTLAPVVVASVGGVAGAGLLRAGLGVVFQRSRARWVFFGVAFVVLLLSFATPLTGLEGAGAADVLVLELMHVLTFLAAVVAVEHGTRPSWGWGREAYAEREVPEPKAAFVTGATGGIGAEVATQLAERGWRVVGLGRSEAKARAVERRAGSLPGQVTVLTGDLSLVAEADRLAAEASTLAGTEGFSAIVHAVGTLKPASRPTAEGIDENISTSWLARVATNESVALADGARVVNVAAAESGRLPSRFGAVPSEPADLGTGMAAHGQAQLTNDLWAADLARRGTSVWGYGPGAVDTEIRRELPPLVRRLMRPLFWAETRPPGDAAADIVRLLLDRSLPASGFASRTGPFEHAPFIHDEANQEAVRRLAGRLLSQARGADRRVTKST; encoded by the coding sequence ATGAAGCTCATCCTCTTCGTCCTCACCGGCGCGGTCTTCGCTGCCTTCATCAACGCTCTCCTCTTCGCCATAGCCTCCGCGCTCGGCGGGTTCGGCCCCGGCGTAGTCGCCATCTCCGCCGGACAGCCCCTGACGCTCGCGCCCGTCGTCGTGGCGAGCGTGGGGGGCGTGGCCGGGGCTGGGCTCCTCCGGGCCGGGCTCGGCGTCGTCTTCCAGCGGTCGCGGGCGCGGTGGGTGTTCTTCGGGGTCGCGTTCGTGGTCCTGCTCCTCTCGTTCGCAACGCCACTCACTGGACTGGAAGGGGCGGGAGCTGCCGACGTCCTCGTTCTCGAACTGATGCACGTTCTGACGTTCTTGGCGGCTGTTGTGGCCGTCGAGCATGGAACCCGGCCGTCGTGGGGATGGGGACGCGAGGCCTACGCCGAGCGCGAGGTACCGGAGCCCAAAGCTGCCTTCGTGACGGGGGCAACGGGCGGGATCGGGGCCGAGGTCGCCACCCAGCTCGCAGAGCGGGGCTGGCGCGTCGTCGGGCTGGGGCGGAGCGAGGCGAAGGCTCGCGCTGTCGAGCGCCGTGCTGGCAGCTTACCGGGCCAGGTCACCGTCCTCACGGGCGACCTCTCGCTCGTAGCCGAGGCCGACCGGCTAGCAGCGGAGGCCAGCACGCTCGCTGGGACGGAAGGGTTCTCGGCCATCGTTCACGCGGTCGGCACGCTCAAGCCAGCGTCACGGCCGACGGCCGAAGGGATCGACGAGAACATCTCCACGTCGTGGCTCGCGCGCGTCGCCACGAACGAGAGCGTCGCTCTCGCGGACGGAGCCCGCGTCGTCAACGTCGCCGCAGCCGAGAGCGGACGCCTCCCAAGTCGTTTCGGAGCAGTCCCATCTGAGCCTGCCGACCTCGGGACCGGCATGGCGGCTCACGGCCAGGCCCAACTCACCAACGACCTGTGGGCGGCGGACCTCGCCCGGCGCGGCACCTCAGTGTGGGGCTACGGGCCGGGGGCGGTGGATACGGAGATCCGCCGAGAACTGCCCCCGCTCGTGCGCCGCCTCATGCGTCCTCTGTTCTGGGCCGAGACCCGTCCTCCAGGAGACGCTGCCGCCGACATCGTCCGGCTACTTCTCGACCGCTCGCTCCCGGCGTCTGGGTTCGCCAGCAGGACCGGACCGTTCGAGCACGCCCCCTTCATCCACGACGAAGCAAACCAGGAGGCCGTACGGCGGCTCGCGGGAAGACTCTTGTCGCAGGCCCGGGGTGCGGACCGTAGGGTAACAAAGTCGACCTGA
- a CDS encoding DUF4160 domain-containing protein: protein MPRISEFFGIVIAIYYDDAGQHSKPHFHAQYAEHRAVFSIPDSDLLAGTLPRRQRRLVQAWAALREAELEQAWSRALNMEPPGTIEPLR, encoded by the coding sequence GTGCCGCGCATCTCCGAGTTTTTCGGCATCGTTATAGCGATCTACTACGACGATGCGGGCCAGCACAGCAAGCCGCACTTTCACGCGCAGTACGCCGAGCACCGGGCCGTCTTCAGCATTCCCGACAGCGACTTGCTAGCAGGCACCCTTCCGCGTCGACAGCGGCGACTCGTGCAAGCGTGGGCGGCCCTGCGCGAAGCCGAACTGGAACAGGCGTGGAGTCGCGCGTTGAACATGGAGCCTCCCGGAACCATCGAACCGCTTCGCTGA
- a CDS encoding class I SAM-dependent methyltransferase: protein MRPYDQIADWYALARDPEAGLDDLAAFACPLPAGAAVLDLGCGNGVPVSRFLLQQGFAVTGLDSSPAMLARYRTHFPAVPARCERAQDARFEPETFDAVVAWGVLFHLSETEQAAVIGKVARWLRPGGRFVFTSGEAKGVTESKMDGVTFGYTSLGRDAYRRLAEASGMRWVRDYTNAWDNHVYAVQKRPLQNELLRLAT, encoded by the coding sequence GTGCGCCCGTACGACCAGATCGCCGACTGGTACGCCTTAGCGCGCGACCCCGAGGCCGGCCTGGATGATCTCGCGGCGTTCGCCTGCCCCCTCCCGGCCGGCGCGGCCGTCCTCGACCTCGGCTGCGGCAACGGCGTCCCGGTCTCCCGCTTCCTGCTCCAACAAGGCTTCGCCGTGACCGGGCTGGACTCGTCCCCAGCGATGCTGGCGAGGTACCGCACGCACTTCCCCGCCGTGCCCGCCCGCTGCGAGCGCGCCCAGGACGCCCGCTTCGAACCGGAAACCTTCGACGCCGTCGTCGCCTGGGGCGTGCTGTTTCACCTGTCAGAGACCGAGCAGGCCGCCGTGATCGGGAAGGTGGCACGGTGGCTCCGACCCGGCGGGCGCTTCGTGTTTACCTCGGGCGAGGCGAAGGGCGTGACGGAGAGCAAGATGGACGGCGTGACGTTTGGCTACACCTCGCTCGGCCGCGATGCGTACCGCCGTCTCGCCGAGGCGTCGGGCATGCGCTGGGTCCGGGACTACACGAACGCCTGGGACAACCACGTCTACGCCGTCCAGAAACGCCCTCTCCAAAATGAGTTGCTGCGGCTAGCTACCTAA